AACCCCTCAGTGTatcaaaacaaatattaaatattgtaATTACAAAATCCTATTCTCCTGTTTTTagcttatttttttcctttttaattatTGAAATATCATTCCCAGTGGGTTGGTAGCAGTTCGGGGACCTTTGCACAAGACCCATGTTGAAACCCAAATTTAAGAACATGGATATATTCACAGCACCTTGCCAAAAAGTCTCTAAAATTAGGAATTTTAAATCCACTATGCTGTTTATGTATCCATGCAAAGATTTCATAACTAATACATGGATATACAAGTAACAAGCCAGCAGCTTTAAAATGCTCTGAAGGGTACTTGTTTAACTTCTTACACAATCATAGAATGATTCACAATTCTGTCTTTCTCTTTTATATTAGGGGAGCACATCGCCTGAGAGAGGACACTCAACAAAATTGGAAGAGGAGGGGGATGATATACCCTTACCAAAATACAGTTACTTCAAGTCATCTGTCTTTTGATCCTTTGTCTATGGAAAACCACACAGACCGCAATGCTTTGCCCCAGAGAAATGCTCACTGCCATAGGCCTCTGCCTCAGAGAAACCagctacctcctcctccccctgttcCACCTCCTCGGAACTGGCAACATCAACCAACTATGCTTGCAAAGAACCAAAGGCCTTCTGAGGAGAATTCCTCACCTGACCTTCCATATCCTACAATACCTACCCATAAGAACTTCTGGACACATGAGGTTCCACCAAGGTCAAATGATATATATAGTAATGTTCTGCGCAAGAAACCAAAGATGACTCAGCCATCATGGTGTTCTCGAAGAAATACCCCTACTTTTGATATTATGGTACACTCAAGACCTCTGTGGTCCACTTCCTCATATTGTCCTGAAGAAGTTGCTCCACTGCAGCCCACAATATCCAATGTGGATTCTCCTTTTTCTACCATTAACCCCATGTATCACAGTGGAGCACAATGGGTATCCCGCTCCGAGGGTAACATCCGActataaataatgtaataataattgaGTATACATAGACATTTATAATCCACTGACACCACATCTATACATTTATATAGTTACTGTGGCTTAAGAGACCCTATCAACTAAGCAGTGCTGATCGACATTTCCAATCAATATCAGCAACGGAAAGAACTGATTCTGCccaaatttagggcccccagaaGTTTCCCTAGATTAGTCTCAGTTCATAACAAGCAATAATTGCACGGATGATATCACCACCTGTGCATTACGGGAATCGGAAACGTGATCAGCTCGCTGAAATAATGGGCACCTCATGAAAACTATGTAACCATCAGAAAATATACACCATTTACTTTATCATATTCTTTagtaatttatattatatattctttGTCTTATGGTCCAGTATGTATTTTATAATTCTTTGGTAAAGTGAAATGCTGTAGCTAAGGGAAGAAATTATTCTATGAGTTGTGATTCTAATCCTGTGGGCACCTGGGGAAAAGGCAGTATTAGGTTCCCTAATGAAAGTCAGTGATAAGTGTTCAGCATGGCTGGCCGCAGGATAAcgctctttttttttcctccttaatAATTTATGAACCAGAACAGGAGATGCATTTCATGTACAGGTTAGCTCTATGGAGGTAGTGAGTACCCCCATCCCCCCCAAGTGTTGCTGAAATGAAAGTCTGAATAGCACTGGTCAGGATCAGACTGGTGACTAGTATTATTTATAAAGGCACCAACAAattcagcagcgctgtacaatagatggATAACAAACAAGTAGTTGCAACATCACAAGTGAACGTACAGAAACAGAAGTTGCTGAGAgtcctgctcaaaagagcttacattctatgtgGAGTGGGGTACACGAAGTACGGGTAAGATGTATTTAATGTAATGGAAAGGTAGTTGGCTAGAAGAGTTTACAATgatggattttgtttgttttaggatAAGAAGCAAGGTAGGTCAATGAGGTGTTAGCACGAGTCCATGATGTTTGAATGTGTATGGATGCACGACAGAGGGGTAGATAGACATATCATACATGCAGGTGTACATGTGCATGCACATGTATATTCTGTGTGTGCAGATGTGTGTACATTTGTATCATGTATATTTCAATGTATCGAGGTGTGTTTGATTTTTTCTAAGATGCGTGTACGAGATGTTTTCCCAGGTTGCCCGAGGTGGTAGGACCTGTTTTTTGCTTATCCATTAGGAATTACTGATCCAAACTTTTTCTATTATTAGTCATGTTTAGCAAGTGCTACACCAGATCACATTGCGCTCACTTGTCCTTGCTCCAACgtgtgaaataaaatataaatcaatatgtGTTCTTTTATTCTTCGCTTACCGAGCATCTGCTTTGAAAGTCTTATCATAAATACAACAGAAGTCTACAACAGGAAGTCTACTGTAAGCTTGTCCACCTACTAGCTAGAGTCCCAGcaccacacattattattattttattatttatatagcgccaacaaattccgtagcgctgtacaatgggcacACATGTaatgattggctgagaacatcaccAAGTCATTCACAGGAACAGAGacaaacaaaaaaggagaaaacaaaatacacctgataaaataaatgcataaataaaagaCAGATAAAATAGTAGATAAAGCAATTAGCAGTCGATTTAAGTGGATGtcgaacaataaataataaatctacatatatgttttttttgtttgtttttttgtgtgtttgtgtttgtgtatggaaaaTGGGACAAATGGCTGGAACTTGCCCTACGAGTGGCAATACCTATACAGGTTGTGGTTTAATCTCTCCCTTGGAAGTTGACATTtaaacagggcaaataaaatataaacattaaacAAGTAGTTTGAGTGCTCACATAAGAAATGGCAAAGTCGATGCAGTTCTAATGGTCAGCTCCACCTTCTGCCTGAACACACACCAAGTTATAGACTAATACAATTACACAATCATAAAGTTAATGTCAGGTAGCaatatctgtctttctgtctgtctggttATCTGTGTGTCCAGCGATCTTTGTCTAACCTGGCTATCTCTTTGGCAAAATAtctattaaaggatcactctagtgctaggaaaacaaactcgttttcatggcactatgtagtccttaggtcccccccaccctcatggtttCTCCTCCCTCATGGTTCCCCTCCAATCTTTCCACCACTTTT
This Pelobates fuscus isolate aPelFus1 chromosome 3, aPelFus1.pri, whole genome shotgun sequence DNA region includes the following protein-coding sequences:
- the LOC134601502 gene encoding uncharacterized protein LOC134601502, which codes for MGRLIIILLLVFGGACPGHPPVHMPVLEMSIRPPGVYVLSCSPYSTKESIVQLHWKEKHANGSYSMIGAQSPLYGTHTMSSYKEVAKLGWKANTTYILEVKEDMEVCCEMVMYPHGRSPESCVTMKVDTETQHFKSELMVVFLVGGFFFLGSLVILCYICWTRNRGAHRLREDTQQNWKRRGMIYPYQNTVTSSHLSFDPLSMENHTDRNALPQRNAHCHRPLPQRNQLPPPPPVPPPRNWQHQPTMLAKNQRPSEENSSPDLPYPTIPTHKNFWTHEVPPRSNDIYSNVLRKKPKMTQPSWCSRRNTPTFDIMVHSRPLWSTSSYCPEEVAPLQPTISNVDSPFSTINPMYHSGAQWVSRSEGNIRL